In Nitrospirota bacterium, one genomic interval encodes:
- a CDS encoding adenylate/guanylate cyclase domain-containing protein — protein sequence MGKRKPYSYMIAVGVAVLLLISYNLWEGIELKAYDFRLRTLESLSLSKDTYTGNVVIVGMEEDSMIKEKPLIFWYPDIGLFLERMKDYGASVIGIDLIAVHSLGEKINSAFESVTDESDKQHIGFLKDLGERLDNSLLRNILSASEKLCIIQAVAEGTVPYYFPSMAFMKNVHPASVRLTPDIDHIIRRQRFPEENKTGHFAYAIYNAIGGKKDPSEIMLNYSLRKSIPYYSFKDVMEGKLTRTLFSGKTVVLGYMTRYEDVHSTPIKERISGTMLHALTVETMLSGTSPRNVPFGIDAVILVVLTAMGLALSLRLRPFSAILGTLILMAGFFLINLSLFYAGYRLTLLPHILSPLLVLTFIYPYRYIVEERSRKKIYKTFSYYIDRKVIDSLIEKDPSALLKGEYKDIAILFIDIRDFTSMSQQQKAENIVSLLNVYFGKITDIIQRHSGFVNKLIGDGMMAFFGTEEPVANALRASVEILKETERMNNNGLTASHIGNWTLNIGIGIHYGRVVMGNIGSEKKMDFTIIGDPVNIASRIEGLTKQLQRKLLLSGFAYEMVKEEFSFKYLGDFTVKGSQEPLSIYTIEEMGH from the coding sequence ATGGGCAAACGAAAACCATATAGCTACATGATTGCAGTAGGAGTAGCAGTCCTTCTCCTCATAAGTTATAACTTATGGGAAGGCATCGAGCTAAAGGCATATGATTTCAGGCTTAGGACACTGGAATCCTTAAGCCTGAGTAAGGACACATACACAGGCAATGTGGTTATAGTTGGCATGGAGGAGGACTCCATGATTAAGGAAAAGCCTCTAATCTTCTGGTATCCTGACATCGGCTTATTCCTCGAGAGGATGAAAGACTATGGCGCCTCTGTCATAGGGATTGACCTCATAGCAGTGCATTCGCTTGGCGAAAAGATAAATTCCGCTTTTGAATCGGTAACCGACGAATCCGACAAACAGCACATAGGCTTTCTCAAAGATTTAGGCGAAAGACTCGATAACTCCCTTCTTAGGAATATCCTTTCAGCCTCAGAGAAGCTCTGCATCATACAGGCAGTGGCAGAGGGAACCGTGCCATACTATTTCCCCTCCATGGCATTCATGAAAAATGTCCATCCTGCCTCTGTTAGACTCACCCCGGATATAGACCATATCATAAGAAGGCAGAGGTTTCCCGAGGAAAACAAGACAGGTCATTTTGCCTATGCCATATACAACGCCATTGGAGGGAAAAAAGACCCAAGCGAGATAATGCTTAATTATTCCCTGAGAAAAAGCATCCCATATTATTCTTTTAAGGATGTTATGGAAGGCAAACTGACGAGGACCCTGTTTTCAGGGAAAACGGTTGTTCTTGGATACATGACCCGATACGAGGATGTTCATTCCACGCCCATTAAAGAGCGGATTTCAGGGACAATGCTGCATGCACTGACAGTCGAGACGATGCTAAGCGGCACATCCCCGAGGAATGTCCCTTTTGGTATCGATGCAGTCATACTCGTTGTCTTAACAGCAATGGGTTTAGCACTATCCTTGAGACTGAGACCTTTTTCAGCCATACTGGGAACACTCATCCTTATGGCAGGGTTTTTTTTGATAAACCTGAGTCTTTTTTATGCAGGCTATAGACTAACTCTTCTGCCTCATATCCTTTCTCCGCTCCTTGTGCTTACATTTATTTACCCATATAGATATATCGTAGAAGAAAGAAGCAGAAAAAAAATATATAAAACCTTCAGCTACTACATAGACAGAAAGGTCATAGATTCCCTCATAGAGAAAGACCCATCGGCACTTCTTAAGGGAGAATACAAGGACATCGCAATACTTTTCATTGACATCAGGGATTTCACCTCCATGTCCCAACAGCAGAAAGCCGAAAATATCGTAAGCCTTCTGAATGTATATTTTGGTAAAATAACCGATATAATCCAGAGACACAGTGGCTTTGTAAATAAGCTGATTGGAGACGGCATGATGGCTTTCTTTGGGACCGAGGAGCCTGTGGCTAATGCCCTCAGGGCATCAGTAGAAATCCTGAAGGAGACCGAGAGGATGAATAACAATGGGCTTACGGCATCCCATATCGGCAACTGGACACTCAACATCGGCATAGGCATTCATTACGGAAGGGTTGTTATGGGTAATATCGGCTCCGAAAAGAAAATGGACTTTACGATAATAGGCGACCCTGTAAACATAGCATCTCGAATAGAGGGGCTTACGAAACAGCTCCAAAGAAAACTGCTCCTGAGTGGCTTTGCATATGAGATGGTTAAAGAAGAATTTAGTTTCAAATACCTCGGAGACTTTACTGTTAAGGGCAGCCAAGAGCCCCTAAGCATATATACGATAGAAGAAATGGGTCATTGA